The genomic stretch GCTATACCATTCAGGAAAATTGTTCTTTATAAACCTATCCATCTCTTCCAAATTCTCAGGATTCTTATTCTCTTTCCTCCACTCCTTAAAAACCTGTATGAAATATTCAAGAGGAACTTCCTGAGTTTTTCCAGACATCCTCAACATCAAGGTTGTCCAGATCATAGAAGACATTCTCTGCGATATCATCCGGATCCACTCCCTTAAGGTATTCCAGCGCCAGCTCTTCTATCCTTTTCGAAATCATCGCATCCTCATCAGCAAGTCTTTTTAGAATTTCATGAGCATGCTCGGTGCTGACTTCATCGAGAACCTGCTTATTCAGTGCGGTTCTGGAGGCTGGCAGTGTGCTGTTCTTCGTGGATTTTTTGGTCATTTGTTCATTCATTAAAAGCATTGAGTTAAAATTGTTGTGATTTTACCAGAAATATCAGGGAGCTGTGGCCATGAAAGTTGATAAGTCTGAGACTGAGCTGCGCAGGTTTAGACTACATGAACACTGGTACACGGACAGAAACGAGTTTGAGCAGAAAGTGGGTGACCTTGAGGAAAAGGTAGATTACTGGAAGCAGGTACTTGCTGACCTGGGAAGTTCATTGGTCTCATGTTCACTGGAGGAGGGGCCATTTTACGGTCTGCCCGTAATAGAGTTCGAAAGCGTTGATAATAGTAGTTTTTGGATTTTTGATCTTATCGGCTTGAGCGGCTGCATCGGCATCACCTCTAAGAAGAGCAACCAGATAATCGGTATCCAGTATTGTCATAGTTTTGTACGCTCTAAACGGGAAATATCAGTTCCACTGGACCTTATTTCAATGGCCGCTTTTTCAAATTCATCGTCTTTCAATCTTCCGGCAAATTCTTTTAACGGCTTTTTTCTGACGATTTCTGTTATTCGATTTATAAGGGCAGTAAAGCTTTCGCCCTCTTTTTTTAGCTGAACAAGGCTTTTATAAGCTTCTTCTGAGATAGTTAATGTTTTATGAGCCATATGTTTAAGTGTATTTATTCGTGCATTTAAATGTGCCTGCCATTTTTTTTCCTTACGTCTATTGTTAATACTGGAAGGATCCCTGCCCCCATCCATCCTTCCCTCTCCCGCTTTCCGCCATTCTCTACTCACCTGTGCTGTCCTTCCTGCACTCGCACTGGCTGCACGGCCTCAGTGTTGCGGACCGGGTGCGGGTGCTCATGCGCAGAGCGTGGGTCGGGAAGTGGTGTGCGGTGGGGGTACTAAAAACGCGAGGCAGAATGTGAATATTAATACATCTAAGTATGAAAGCTATGCTACCTTACTGTTGGAAAAAAAGATATCTATTACAGAGAATCGTTCGCCAGGTTCATATTTCAAATATTTCATCCAGAGTTTGCTGAGTGTGATTTATTGCGTTTCTTCTTTTTTTATTTTTCTTAGGCTTTTCTTCTTCATTTGAGATAGAATTGATAAAAGCTCTTATTATTTCGTATGGTATTTCATTATCTTCCCACTCAATTTCATCTGGATCATCTTCTGCTAAATCAAATTCAGTTGAGAATAAATCATTTAAAGCATCAAATATTTCTTGATTTTCAAGAAGCCACAGATAATCCTCTCTTAATGATGTGTTCTTAAGTACACTATATGCCAGGTTGATCTTGGCTGTTTTTTCCAGATACCTGTATTTTTCACGAAGTGTTTTCTCGACCTCCTTTTTCTCACCTGAAAGGGAATCCCTCTCCAATCCAAGCACCGAAAGGAAGGTTTCCTCATTTGGGGGAAGATATCGTAACCAATCATGATTATTGTTTATTGTTTCCCTGCTCCGGAAAATATTATTAGTAATCCCAAAAGGTTCATTGAGAGCATTAAGGATGATTTTCTCAACTATCTGGTTATCAATTTGTTCCCATTTTCTCCTGTGTATTTTCCTTTTTTCAAGAATTTCCGGTTCTGAGTGAGTATTGATAAAATATATTAGAAAGTCATAGTCTTCACGGAACGATTTGTCACTGAGCAGAGAATATATCTGCCGCATAAATTCCGAACCAGAATCAGAATATTTTTTAAATGATTCTTCAGGTGAATCCTGAGCTATTCCTGCAACCTCATAAAGGTCGGGCATTCCTTTCATATACAGAACATGATACCATTTATACTTCTCAAGTATTGGTCCCATTCTGAAATATTCCTTTTCAGTATTGATATTGTCAGCATGGTTCTTAATTAATTCATTTTTTTCATGCGGAGGTATGCATTTTGTTATTTGTTCAAATATAAAAAGCAATTTATTATATTCCTTTGCAAGCCCTGGATTGCTCAGGACATCGAAAGCCTCTTCGATTACCTCATCATTATAACTTGAAAACCCTTGTTTTTTTTCACAAGCCTGTTCAATCTGGCTTTTGGCTGCTCCTTTTTCAACACCGAGAACACAGTAATAGGTGGGTGTGCCTTCCATAAGATCCTGAACCCATTCCGGATGCCTCACTTCAAATTGCTCGAACTTGCTGATAAAGTGGCCAACACGATGCATATCCACAAACATACTGGATACCTTCCAGTAGGGATCATCCAATATCGATATTTCCTGCTTAGCAATCGAAGAATCTGAGGTAATTCGTTTCTTCTTTTTCTTACTCATCCTTTTGCCGAATCTCTATTGAAATGCCTGTTTCCATGTTCGTATCAGATATTTTTTGTTCATCATCAGGCTCAATATCATTACAGAAAATTGTTTCATTCTCTCCCATAATGCCTTTTTTTAACAATTCCTGTTTGAGATCAAATACTGTTTCCCACGGATTAAGATATAGAGCCAGTGTATCATCTGTCGATAAATTAATAATATTCACCTGTATGCTTTCAACACCAAGCAGTTTTTTCATCCATTTATTTTTTTCCTTTTTCGAGAGCCTGCTTCTGGCCTCCATCTTCACAGTACGCTGGTTACCGGATTCTTTATCTTTTGCTGTTACATGTAAAATACCGAACTCGTTTCCGACTTCAAAAGTCACTTCTATTTTGTTCTGAAAAATGGGCATAGGTTCTATAGATATCCAGAATTCTCCAAGAAACTCATTTTCTTCAGGAAATTCCCCTTCCCCCTGATACACCGGGATTATTACTTTATCTACGAAATCCCATGAATTCGTATAATTACGGGTACGCTCAATGGGAATCTTTGTGTTCCTCTCCAGTATCATGGAGATCCTTTCATCAGCGGTTACCACACCTAATGAACTTGATATTACATCACTTATTTCGATATTATTTGCAACTCCCGATTTTATTTTTACAAATTCTGTACCGGCTATCGCAGTTCCAAGGGCAACTGCTTCGTACGGATCGCCTTTTAGA from Methanosarcinales archaeon encodes the following:
- a CDS encoding antitoxin VapB family protein translates to MAHKTLTISEEAYKSLVQLKKEGESFTALINRITEIVRKKPLKEFAGRLKDDEFEKAAIEIRSSGTDISRLERTKL